The genomic DNA CGCACCTCCTTTTCATCATATAGGCATAGCATGGATATTTACACCCGTGAGAACACCCCTCAACATGATTCAAACAGAAGTCTGCGTATTCAACTTCGCTCTTGTAAAGTAGAGATTTTCTTTTAATCTCTAATAATCTCATATTATCTTGAATAAGTCTGTTTCGTTGAAAGACCGGCATCGCGGTCTTGGATTAATCCTGATAAGTTTCTTATCTTTTTCCAAGTGTATCAAAGCATCTTTAAAATCTTGTACACGATAAATATTCTTGCCTGTCAACATTTTTCCCAAGATAATATCCAGCGATATTTTTTGACTTCCAGCGAATTCATTATAAACAGCATTAACGATGTCCTGCTTAAAAAATAAAGTTTGCCTTTCTGTTTCGCCTTCTACAAAATTATCTTTCATTTTTTCAAGACCCTTCCTGTTACGTGTTGCAAAAATTAAATAGTAAATATGCACATTTTTAGAATTCATAAGATTTTTGACTGCATAATATTTGAACCCCAACTGCTTTAACCCTATCAAATAGATATCCAAATATTTCTCCCTTGCTTGAAAAGGGGTAATTGTTCCTTTCTTCCTTTCATAATAGATTGGCTCCCATGATTCTGTCCCAAAAATCATATTTAATTTTTTCTTCATTTCACCGTCAATATTTTTCCCATCTTCAAGCGGCATATATCTATTGATTGCCATCCCAAAAGGAAAATTAATAAGTAACTCTGCTTTATTTTTCTCAGATACTCTTCGAATTGTATCCCAATAAAGGTCACCTGCCTGAGGATCGAATAAAGCTAAGAAGGGATTATTATCTGCTATTCTCTTAAGAACATTTGCAATTTCAATATTGCAATCACCGTGAAATATTTCAACATTGAGATTAGGGAATAAAGCCCTGAGCTTTTCCAGTTCTTTTATCTTATTTTTATCCAGTTCTATAAAAAAGTATTTACTGAAAGGCGGGTTAACCGTCAAAGCTAAAGTCGCAGAACCTCTAATCGTCGTCGAAGTTTGTTTGCTCTTGCAGAATCCTGTACTTGCAAAGCCATCTATAAAGTAATATTCCTTGTAACCAGCACGACTCAAAATATTTGAGTATGCCCCAAGATAATTATGAATGCACTTTAATTTTATCTCTGACCATTCCCCAATTTCTTTGCCAAATTCTTTTTTCAATCTAATGAATCCTTTCTTAATTTCCGACAAGCTCAATAACAGTTTTTTAAAAAGGCAATGCCGTCTGATTCTTATTTTTTATTTTTAATGGCCTTTTTGTATAAAAGGAATCCATTTTCTTGTATCTATATTCCAATGATTTTTCATCTAGGCCGCTCAAGTCATGCATAGGAAAAAATTCTATCTTTTGTCTGCCAAAGTATTTATAACTGCTATTCTTATTGTTAGGTTTTTCTATAAGCCGCTCAATTAACGGCAGACTCTTTTCGCTGAGGGTCTCTTTGTCTACATTTTTTGACGAATGATCGAGACAATTATTGAAACAGCCTAATAGCAAGTCAATAAACTGAATGAAATTCGAATATTGGTTCTTCGCTTTTCTATGGTCAGAATTGATGAATGAGATATTATTAGAAACAAACCTGACTTTATCATCATGATTGCCTATATAAAAAATTGAGTGCCATGAAAAATGCATATCGGTCTCAAGAGCTTTATTCTTATCATGGAAGATTTTCTCAATGGTTATCGAACTATAATTGTGAAAGTATGACTTGACAGATTTTAGAATAGCTGTTCTGAAGAACCTGTTGTAAATATTGTTAGCCTGCCTTTGTGTGCCAAACTGAGCTTTGTCTAATTTCTTTAAATCAATTCCTAAAATATAGAAATAGATTTTATTTCTATCGTTTAACAAATAATTGAGCCACTTTTCAGCGATAAAATACTTGTCCTTAGATTTCTCAAGCTCGCTATAATGCACCTCAGTATTATTATGCTTATGTCGTTGGCATCCATCAGAACACTGCCCCCAAATCTTGTCGCCATCTGGATGCCCGCAGCGCATATTCAATAGTTCCTGCAAAAGCAAAGGTTCAATTTTCTCTGGCACTATCATAACGCCTATATAAAGCCAATCTTTTGAGCCTGATTCATCGCAGAAAAGTTTCAATTTAATAGATGAAGCTTCGCTGGTTTTCTGTCCGAGTAAATCCTTATTCACTTCCTCTCCCCTCTACAATCTCAATCTCATCATCGCTCAATCCATACAACTTATAAACAATTCCGTCTATCAACTCATCAGTAGCCTTAATCTTTTCTTTCAAAGGCTCAAGAACGGCACTGCTTTTTGCAAAATGTTTTTCGAGGAGTTCCTGAGTCCTACGACTTGAAGGGTCAACAGACATTTTGTTTCTATTCTTTCTGAGGACATAAAGCAAATGGTTGAAGTCATTGTCATGATATTCTTTAATAGCAGTTTTATTTGACAGGTCATCA from Nitrospirota bacterium includes the following:
- the tcmP gene encoding three-Cys-motif partner protein TcmP, whose translation is MSEIKKGFIRLKKEFGKEIGEWSEIKLKCIHNYLGAYSNILSRAGYKEYYFIDGFASTGFCKSKQTSTTIRGSATLALTVNPPFSKYFFIELDKNKIKELEKLRALFPNLNVEIFHGDCNIEIANVLKRIADNNPFLALFDPQAGDLYWDTIRRVSEKNKAELLINFPFGMAINRYMPLEDGKNIDGEMKKKLNMIFGTESWEPIYYERKKGTITPFQAREKYLDIYLIGLKQLGFKYYAVKNLMNSKNVHIYYLIFATRNRKGLEKMKDNFVEGETERQTLFFKQDIVNAVYNEFAGSQKISLDIILGKMLTGKNIYRVQDFKDALIHLEKDKKLIRINPRPRCRSFNETDLFKII